One genomic region from Sphingomicrobium aestuariivivum encodes:
- a CDS encoding TonB-dependent receptor plug domain-containing protein — protein sequence MRRINRTLAGSSLAAVSLALFSTPAFAQQTDDTDEPGEVAVEEVVEEMDSPYQDDTVTNADGSAGDAIVITGSRIRRDEFSTTEPITVITREEVTQAGFNSAAELLQSNQVSQGSAQINNYYGGFVVDGGTGVNTIGLRGLGPARTLVLLNGHRLAPAGTRGSVGAVDANVLPSAMLERVEILQAGASSVYGSDAVAGVVNIITDRGLEGLVLEGQANIPEIGAGVERRISASFGNQSDRFGFIGSVEYYKRDAVRLNDVDFTSCPIEGYLDGAGSELGSGDYIDPLTGAPKCFTIFNGGVTINTLGLPRRVGVDRETGALGVFNRFVPAPGVAGTPDAPELLGVNLYTRDSFDPRSQLEEIVTPAEILTGYAQLTYDLDILGDAEAYLEVLGNRRESSSILYRQLSLDYSTGSPLIPEAYRDGIFLLPNEITNGNFAAARAFIGFGNTNTAQEVNFYRVGGGLRGDFLLDDWRYDAWLSFSGTDATYENETFLTDRIARSLDVTEVEPGVFVCNTTSDPNCVPAPYLDAATIGGDLPQAYKDYILANVIGTTKYDETVVALAVDGPVFEMPGGDVQLALGAEYRDASIDDQPPADSVNGNLYNLTSASPTVGSDSVWEVFGEVFVPILGDVPGAYTLNLNGSARYTEYDSYGGDWTYKVAGEWEPIRGLGFRGSYGTSYRAPALFEQFLGATSGFLSSSADPCDDYGNSNNPIVVANCASIGLPADFQQNSGITVFNLGGAGAGLEAETSTNFGAGVVLQPRLPAAWGDLSIAVDYFDIEINNGVSQVGAGSILSRCYGDPNFSPSTGFCRLVVRDANNELTVNNSYINLATDKVRGFDLNLRYARNFGDVGAMLTMRGTKFEEQSNKLFEEEFLTDFNGIITAPEWSANAELGLDFGDVALRYGVDFVSGSPDYTYQYFTFDEGTGEFDPDLEEFYRSIFYLESPDYWTHYASVQFDVTEDFQLTAGVRNLFDAELPQITAVGFSTYGNTPLYSGYDYIGRRFFINATAKF from the coding sequence ATGCGCAGAATTAATCGTACGCTGGCTGGCTCTTCGCTCGCCGCCGTCTCGCTGGCGCTGTTTAGCACGCCCGCGTTTGCTCAGCAGACCGACGACACCGACGAACCCGGTGAAGTTGCGGTCGAAGAGGTTGTCGAAGAAATGGACAGCCCGTACCAGGACGACACCGTCACCAACGCTGATGGCAGCGCCGGTGACGCGATCGTCATCACGGGTTCGCGCATCCGTCGCGACGAATTCTCGACCACCGAGCCGATCACCGTCATCACCCGCGAGGAAGTGACGCAGGCCGGCTTCAACTCGGCTGCCGAACTTCTCCAGTCGAACCAGGTCTCGCAGGGCTCGGCCCAGATCAACAACTACTACGGCGGCTTCGTCGTCGACGGTGGTACCGGTGTGAACACCATCGGTCTTCGCGGCCTCGGCCCGGCACGTACGCTGGTCCTCCTCAACGGTCACCGTCTGGCCCCCGCGGGTACCCGTGGTTCGGTCGGCGCGGTCGACGCCAACGTCCTTCCCTCGGCGATGCTCGAGCGCGTTGAAATCCTCCAGGCCGGCGCCTCGTCGGTTTACGGTTCGGACGCGGTCGCGGGCGTTGTGAACATCATCACCGACCGTGGTCTCGAAGGTCTCGTCCTCGAAGGCCAGGCGAACATCCCCGAAATCGGTGCCGGCGTCGAACGCCGCATCTCGGCTTCGTTCGGTAACCAGAGCGATCGCTTCGGCTTCATCGGCTCGGTCGAATATTACAAGCGTGACGCCGTCCGTCTCAACGACGTCGATTTCACCTCGTGCCCGATCGAAGGCTATCTCGACGGTGCGGGCAGCGAACTGGGTTCGGGCGATTATATCGACCCGCTGACCGGTGCGCCCAAGTGCTTCACCATCTTCAACGGTGGTGTCACCATCAACACGCTCGGCCTGCCGCGTCGTGTCGGTGTCGACCGTGAGACCGGTGCGCTCGGCGTCTTCAACCGCTTCGTGCCGGCTCCCGGCGTTGCGGGCACCCCGGACGCCCCCGAACTGCTCGGTGTGAACCTTTACACCCGTGACAGCTTCGACCCGCGTTCGCAGCTCGAAGAAATCGTCACCCCGGCAGAAATCCTCACCGGTTACGCCCAGCTGACCTACGACCTCGACATCCTCGGCGACGCCGAAGCGTATCTCGAAGTCCTCGGCAACCGTCGTGAAAGCTCGTCGATCCTGTATCGCCAGCTCTCGCTCGACTATTCGACCGGCAGCCCGCTGATCCCGGAAGCCTATCGTGACGGCATCTTCCTGCTGCCCAACGAAATCACCAACGGCAACTTCGCCGCTGCCCGTGCCTTCATCGGCTTCGGCAACACCAACACCGCGCAGGAAGTGAACTTCTACCGCGTCGGTGGTGGTCTTCGTGGTGACTTCCTCCTCGACGATTGGCGTTATGACGCGTGGCTGAGCTTCTCGGGCACCGATGCGACCTATGAGAACGAAACGTTCCTCACCGACCGCATCGCCCGTTCGCTCGACGTCACCGAAGTCGAACCCGGCGTGTTCGTCTGTAACACGACCTCGGATCCGAACTGCGTCCCGGCCCCGTATCTCGATGCGGCGACCATCGGCGGCGACCTGCCGCAGGCGTACAAGGATTACATCCTCGCCAACGTGATCGGCACCACCAAGTATGACGAAACCGTCGTTGCCCTCGCGGTCGACGGCCCGGTCTTCGAAATGCCCGGTGGCGACGTCCAGCTGGCGCTGGGTGCCGAATATCGCGACGCCTCGATCGACGACCAGCCGCCGGCCGACTCGGTCAACGGCAACCTGTACAACCTGACCTCGGCCTCGCCGACCGTCGGTTCGGACAGCGTTTGGGAAGTCTTCGGCGAAGTCTTCGTCCCGATCCTCGGCGACGTGCCCGGTGCCTACACGCTGAACCTCAACGGTTCGGCCCGTTACACCGAGTATGACTCCTACGGCGGTGACTGGACCTACAAGGTCGCCGGTGAGTGGGAACCGATCCGCGGTCTCGGCTTCCGTGGCAGCTACGGTACCAGCTACCGTGCCCCGGCCCTGTTCGAGCAGTTCCTCGGTGCCACCTCGGGCTTCCTTTCGAGCAGCGCCGACCCGTGTGACGACTACGGCAACTCGAACAACCCGATCGTCGTCGCCAACTGCGCCTCGATCGGTCTTCCGGCCGACTTCCAGCAGAACAGCGGTATCACCGTGTTCAACCTGGGTGGCGCTGGTGCCGGTCTCGAAGCCGAAACCTCGACCAACTTCGGTGCGGGCGTCGTCCTGCAGCCGCGTCTGCCGGCTGCCTGGGGCGATCTCAGCATCGCGGTCGATTACTTCGACATCGAGATCAACAACGGTGTGTCGCAGGTCGGCGCCGGTTCGATCCTGAGCCGCTGCTACGGTGATCCGAACTTCAGCCCGTCGACCGGCTTCTGCCGCCTCGTCGTGCGTGACGCCAACAACGAGCTGACGGTCAACAACAGCTACATCAACCTTGCGACTGACAAGGTTCGTGGCTTCGACCTCAACCTCCGTTATGCGCGTAACTTCGGTGACGTCGGCGCCATGCTCACCATGCGTGGCACGAAGTTCGAAGAACAGTCGAACAAGCTGTTCGAGGAAGAATTCCTCACCGACTTCAACGGCATCATCACCGCGCCGGAATGGAGCGCCAATGCCGAGCTCGGCCTCGACTTCGGTGACGTGGCCCTGCGCTACGGCGTCGACTTCGTCTCGGGTTCGCCGGACTACACCTACCAGTACTTCACGTTCGACGAAGGTACCGGTGAGTTCGATCCGGATCTGGAAGAGTTCTATCGCAGCATCTTCTATCTCGAGAGCCCGGACTATTGGACGCACTATGCGTCGGTCCAGTTCGACGTGACGGAAGACTTCCAGCTCACCGCGGGTGTCCGTAACCTGTTCGACGCCGAACTGCCGCAGATCACTGCGGTCGGCTTCTCGACCTACGGCAACACCCCGCTCTACTCGGGCTATGACTACATCGGTCGTCGTTTCTTCATCAACGCGACCGCCAAGTTCTAA
- the ahcY gene encoding adenosylhomocysteinase: METIVTDYIVKDISLADYGRTEITIAETEMPGLMATREEYAKEQPLKGARITGSLHMTIQTAVLIETLVALGAEVRWTTCNIYSTQDHAAAAIAAQDIPVFAVKGETLEEYWDYVGRTFDWGDETCNLILDDGGDATMFALWGARVEAGEKLPEPTNEEEREFNKALTAFLAKKPGYLTETVKNIKGVSEETTTGVNRLYQLAKKGLLPFPAINVNDSVTKSKFDNKYGCKESLVDGIRRGTDVMMAGKVACVAGYGDVGKGSAASLKGAGARVIVTEIDPICALQAAMDGFEVVTMEEAAPRADIFVTTTGNKDVITVDHVRAMKDMAIVGNIGHFDNEIQVEALENFKWTEVKPQVDLIEKPDGKRIILLSKGRLLNLGNATGHPSFVMSASFTNQVLAQIELWKRGGDYDNTVHVLPKHLDEKVAQLHLAKLNVELSKLSEEQADYIGVEVDGPFKPEHYRY, from the coding sequence CTGGAGACCATCGTGACCGACTATATCGTCAAGGACATCTCGCTCGCCGATTACGGGCGCACCGAAATCACCATCGCCGAGACCGAAATGCCCGGCCTGATGGCGACCCGCGAGGAATATGCCAAGGAGCAGCCGCTGAAGGGTGCGCGCATCACCGGCTCGCTGCACATGACGATCCAGACCGCCGTGCTGATCGAGACGCTGGTCGCGCTCGGTGCCGAAGTGCGCTGGACCACCTGCAACATCTATTCGACGCAGGACCATGCCGCCGCCGCAATCGCCGCGCAAGATATCCCAGTCTTTGCCGTGAAGGGCGAGACGCTCGAGGAATATTGGGACTATGTCGGCCGCACGTTCGACTGGGGCGACGAGACCTGCAACCTGATCCTCGATGACGGCGGCGATGCCACCATGTTCGCGCTCTGGGGCGCGCGCGTCGAAGCGGGCGAGAAGCTGCCCGAGCCGACCAACGAGGAAGAGCGCGAGTTCAACAAGGCGCTGACCGCCTTCCTCGCCAAGAAGCCCGGCTACCTCACCGAGACCGTCAAGAACATCAAGGGCGTGTCCGAAGAAACCACCACCGGCGTCAACCGCCTCTACCAGCTCGCCAAGAAGGGCCTGCTTCCCTTCCCGGCGATCAACGTCAACGACAGCGTCACCAAGTCGAAATTCGACAACAAGTACGGCTGCAAGGAAAGCCTCGTTGACGGCATCCGTCGTGGCACCGACGTGATGATGGCGGGCAAGGTCGCCTGCGTGGCCGGCTATGGCGACGTCGGCAAGGGCTCGGCCGCCAGCCTCAAGGGGGCGGGCGCGCGCGTCATCGTCACCGAGATCGACCCCATTTGCGCGCTCCAGGCGGCGATGGACGGCTTCGAGGTCGTGACCATGGAAGAGGCCGCACCGCGCGCCGACATCTTCGTCACCACCACCGGCAACAAGGACGTCATCACCGTCGACCATGTCCGCGCGATGAAGGACATGGCGATCGTCGGCAACATCGGCCACTTCGACAACGAGATCCAGGTCGAGGCGCTCGAGAACTTCAAGTGGACCGAGGTGAAGCCGCAGGTCGACCTGATCGAGAAGCCCGACGGCAAGCGCATCATCCTCCTCTCGAAGGGGCGTCTCCTCAACCTCGGCAATGCCACCGGCCACCCGAGCTTCGTGATGAGCGCCAGCTTCACCAACCAGGTGCTGGCGCAGATCGAGCTGTGGAAGCGCGGCGGGGACTATGACAACACCGTCCATGTCCTGCCCAAGCATCTCGACGAGAAGGTCGCGCAGCTGCACCTCGCCAAGCTCAATGTCGAACTGTCGAAGCTGAGCGAAGAACAGGCCGACTATATCGGTGTCGAGGTGGACGGCCCGTTCAAACCGGAACACTACCGTTATTAA
- a CDS encoding YqgE/AlgH family protein: MIEKATPFLTGRFLLAMPGMGDPRFEQAIILMVAHDEDGALGIGVGQERKGLKLKDLLRQLDLDFEHAPDAPVMHGGPVEPGRGFVLHSDDWGGHDTVDIGGLCRMTATQDVLKAIGRGEGPSRFLVSLGYAGWSGGQLEEELTRHGWMDAPASDAILFEDKAPARWQRAYEALGIDPALLSPDSGAA; the protein is encoded by the coding sequence ATGATCGAAAAAGCCACGCCTTTCCTGACCGGACGCTTCCTCCTTGCCATGCCGGGGATGGGGGACCCACGGTTCGAGCAGGCGATCATCCTGATGGTGGCGCATGACGAGGATGGCGCGCTCGGCATCGGCGTCGGGCAGGAACGCAAGGGGTTGAAGCTGAAGGACCTGCTGCGCCAGCTCGACCTCGACTTCGAACATGCCCCCGATGCCCCCGTCATGCACGGCGGGCCGGTCGAGCCCGGGCGCGGCTTCGTCCTCCATTCGGACGACTGGGGCGGGCATGACACGGTCGATATCGGCGGGCTGTGCCGGATGACCGCGACGCAGGATGTCCTCAAGGCCATCGGGCGCGGGGAGGGGCCGAGCCGCTTCCTCGTCAGTCTCGGCTATGCGGGCTGGTCGGGCGGCCAGCTCGAGGAGGAGCTGACCCGCCATGGCTGGATGGATGCGCCCGCCAGCGATGCCATCCTGTTCGAGGACAAGGCGCCCGCGCGCTGGCAGCGTGCCTATGAAGCGCTGGGCATCGATCCCGCGCTCCTCTCTCCGGACAGCGGCGCCGCCTGA
- a CDS encoding peroxiredoxin, whose protein sequence is MTISVGDRLPETSLSLATPEGPVPVNSKDYFAGKTVALFAVPGAFTPTCSARHLPSFVEKADELKAKGVDKIAATSVNDAFVMGAWGSQAGSEDIEMLADGNGDFAKALGLTMDASGFGMGTRSQRYSMLVEDGVVKELNVEQPGAYEVSGAETLLSQL, encoded by the coding sequence ATGACCATTTCCGTCGGCGACCGCCTGCCCGAAACCTCGCTCAGCCTCGCCACCCCCGAGGGGCCGGTGCCGGTGAACTCGAAGGACTATTTCGCGGGCAAGACCGTCGCCCTCTTCGCCGTCCCCGGCGCCTTTACCCCGACCTGTTCAGCGCGCCACCTGCCGAGCTTCGTCGAGAAGGCGGACGAGCTGAAGGCCAAGGGCGTCGACAAGATCGCGGCCACCAGCGTGAACGATGCCTTCGTCATGGGCGCCTGGGGCAGCCAGGCCGGCAGCGAGGACATCGAGATGCTCGCCGACGGCAATGGCGATTTCGCCAAGGCGCTCGGCCTCACCATGGACGCTTCGGGCTTTGGCATGGGCACGCGTTCGCAGCGCTATTCGATGCTGGTCGAGGACGGCGTCGTGAAGGAGCTCAATGTCGAACAGCCGGGCGCCTATGAAGTGTCGGGCGCCGAGACGCTGCTTTCGCAGCTGTAA
- a CDS encoding tetratricopeptide repeat-containing sulfotransferase family protein, whose amino-acid sequence MFTFDERPSDVAVQQQSLEARYRTAMEALSRNRACPSAWVELGEVALSGDNPASLFDIAAKARAHGGDSLALRCLEARASLKLGRRAEARERALDLAKVTSATALEADTIGVLLVHVDLVSMALPFFRQATAAAPDNPAFAYNLATTRQFCGDIEGARETFAAMLARDPEQPRAWLGFVQVGGGGEGDIAMLGELLEASDDPVARLHYGHAAARLCERGGGDAAAMDWLERAKARHRDRIDYDRAGVDRLFMAAAAAINGAVEAARTTASAQEGPLFIVGMPRSGTTLIERVLGGHDVISSAGELSDFAFALRRRSEADGPLVLSPEVLGAESDLAAVGKAYLAQTAPLAAGCSHLIDKMPFNFFYVPHILEALPNARVLVVRRGDEDLAIANYRQLFATSFGYYDYHYDLGWTAHFVARAQALMDLLDKRLAGPRLRSMRYEAMTGDLEGEARGIVDWLGLDWSDDLLDFHRRKAAVTTASSVQVREPVHRRSVERWRRYGDVSDRLAAGMAREREAAAELF is encoded by the coding sequence ATGTTCACATTCGACGAACGACCGTCCGATGTTGCAGTGCAGCAACAATCGTTGGAAGCGCGCTATCGCACCGCCATGGAAGCGCTTTCGCGCAACCGCGCGTGCCCTAGCGCCTGGGTCGAGCTCGGCGAAGTCGCCCTGTCGGGGGACAATCCGGCCAGCCTCTTCGATATCGCCGCCAAGGCCCGCGCCCACGGTGGGGACAGCCTAGCGCTGCGCTGTCTCGAAGCGCGCGCCAGTCTCAAGCTCGGGCGCCGTGCCGAGGCACGCGAGCGGGCGCTGGATCTGGCGAAGGTGACGTCGGCCACCGCGCTCGAGGCCGATACGATCGGCGTCCTGCTCGTCCACGTCGATCTCGTCTCGATGGCGCTCCCCTTTTTTCGACAAGCGACCGCGGCGGCGCCGGATAATCCGGCCTTTGCCTATAATCTTGCCACCACACGGCAGTTCTGCGGAGACATCGAGGGCGCGCGCGAGACTTTCGCGGCGATGCTGGCGCGCGACCCCGAACAGCCGCGGGCATGGCTCGGCTTCGTGCAGGTCGGCGGCGGTGGCGAGGGCGATATCGCGATGCTCGGGGAGTTGCTCGAGGCGAGCGATGATCCGGTGGCGCGGCTGCATTACGGTCATGCCGCCGCGCGCCTGTGCGAGCGGGGAGGGGGGGATGCCGCTGCGATGGACTGGCTCGAGCGTGCAAAGGCGCGGCATCGCGACCGGATCGACTACGACCGCGCGGGCGTGGATCGCCTCTTCATGGCCGCTGCGGCCGCGATCAACGGCGCGGTGGAGGCGGCGCGAACGACGGCCAGCGCGCAGGAAGGGCCGCTGTTCATTGTCGGGATGCCGCGCTCGGGCACGACCCTGATCGAGCGGGTGCTCGGCGGTCATGACGTCATTTCCAGCGCGGGCGAGCTGAGCGACTTTGCCTTCGCGCTGCGTCGGCGCAGCGAGGCGGACGGTCCGCTGGTGCTCTCGCCAGAAGTACTCGGCGCCGAAAGCGACCTCGCCGCAGTCGGAAAAGCCTATCTCGCGCAGACCGCGCCGCTTGCTGCCGGCTGCTCGCATCTCATCGACAAGATGCCGTTCAACTTCTTCTATGTCCCGCATATTCTGGAGGCGCTGCCGAATGCGCGGGTGCTGGTCGTGCGGCGCGGGGACGAGGATCTGGCCATTGCCAATTACCGCCAGCTCTTCGCCACCAGCTTCGGCTATTACGACTATCATTACGACCTTGGATGGACCGCCCATTTCGTGGCGCGCGCGCAGGCGCTGATGGACCTGCTCGACAAGCGGCTCGCAGGGCCGCGGCTGCGCTCGATGCGCTACGAGGCGATGACCGGCGACCTCGAGGGCGAGGCTAGGGGCATCGTGGACTGGCTCGGGCTCGACTGGTCGGACGACCTGCTCGATTTCCACCGGCGCAAGGCGGCGGTGACGACCGCCAGCTCGGTGCAGGTGCGCGAGCCGGTGCATCGTCGCTCGGTCGAACGCTGGCGCCGCTATGGCGATGTCAGCGACCGCCTCGCAGCCGGGATGGCGCGCGAGCGCGAGGCCGCCGCCGAACTCTTCTGA
- a CDS encoding TonB-dependent receptor, giving the protein MKHLNLLKTPAALLVAASALPYVAHAQDAQPQATDEAQDQLVSEDAIVVTATRREGTVQDVPINISAVGGEELVERRLDDLRELARAVPGVYIVDQGNRSGTPIVFRGLNATGLGSFDGNNDGGGTVATYVGEIPLYVDLRLKDMERVEFLIGPQGTLYGAGTLGGAIRYIPARPQLGEVSMAIRGDAYTYAHGDGISTDFGTTLNVPLGDSLAFRANFDVLQDEGFIDYPFAVQQAGVSNPDVISGDNLQPLEDVNYADIITARAALRYAPGDLLDVTASFHYQEDKTGGRQFSQARLSSFPVEIGKYESALRVPEPNKRTTTLASLEAELDLGFGKIVSATGYSTAEDDGQRDQTDLLIGLQYSYEAFPEFTSFTKEEGEEKTFTQEVRFVSDWDSPFSLIAGAFYLDQEIDTISNEFTPGFDRFAVAEFGGVQLRPDALEYSAPFLADLTEKAVFGEVSYQITDAWQVTAGGRFYEYELETQAAADLPLFRTVFLGEDPDSIIYDFSEGGQEDDGFLFKFNTSYEVSDDVLVYGTVSQGFRIGNSNSTAPCPDPLPSNQIICALPNEVEYTADKTTNYELGFKTQWFDRALTLNGAIYYIDWQDPQIASATLNGQSPITINGAGARSQGFEISGLWEITENLSVSGNYSYTDAQLTDLSPNIIPVIFPPGYDNAFVDGLDGDRLPGSPEHLGGFAVDYDRPISADWDLSLSYGMYAQSDVLTRTGARGDSLTLPGFDIHQASVGFENRSGTRVILYADNIWNEFAETGVRVTPAWDQTVVDINGDPVYQRSYGTFVAPPRRIGVRVSQEF; this is encoded by the coding sequence ATGAAGCATCTGAACCTCCTGAAAACCCCTGCTGCCCTGCTCGTGGCGGCCAGCGCCCTGCCCTATGTCGCCCATGCGCAAGACGCGCAGCCGCAGGCGACCGACGAAGCGCAGGACCAGCTCGTCAGCGAAGACGCCATTGTCGTTACCGCTACCCGACGAGAGGGCACGGTCCAGGACGTTCCGATCAACATCAGCGCGGTCGGCGGCGAGGAACTCGTCGAGCGCCGCCTCGATGACCTTCGCGAACTCGCGCGCGCGGTGCCCGGCGTCTATATCGTCGACCAGGGCAACCGCTCGGGCACCCCGATCGTCTTCCGCGGCCTCAACGCGACCGGCCTCGGATCGTTCGACGGCAACAACGACGGCGGCGGCACCGTGGCCACCTATGTCGGCGAGATCCCGCTCTACGTCGACCTGCGCCTCAAGGACATGGAGCGCGTCGAATTCCTGATCGGGCCGCAGGGCACGCTCTACGGCGCCGGCACGCTCGGCGGTGCGATCCGCTACATCCCCGCACGACCGCAGCTGGGCGAAGTGTCGATGGCGATCCGCGGCGATGCCTATACCTATGCGCATGGCGACGGCATCAGCACCGACTTCGGCACGACCCTCAACGTGCCGCTCGGCGACAGCCTCGCCTTCCGCGCCAATTTCGACGTGCTGCAGGACGAGGGCTTCATCGACTATCCCTTCGCCGTCCAGCAGGCGGGCGTGTCGAACCCCGACGTCATTTCGGGCGACAACCTCCAGCCGCTCGAGGACGTCAACTATGCCGACATCATCACGGCGCGCGCCGCGCTGCGCTATGCGCCTGGCGACCTGCTCGATGTGACCGCCTCCTTCCACTATCAGGAAGACAAGACCGGTGGCCGCCAGTTCAGCCAGGCCCGCCTGTCGAGCTTCCCCGTGGAAATCGGCAAATATGAGAGCGCGCTGCGTGTGCCCGAGCCGAACAAGCGCACCACCACTCTGGCCAGCCTCGAGGCCGAACTCGATCTCGGCTTCGGCAAGATCGTCTCGGCGACCGGCTATTCGACCGCCGAGGACGACGGCCAGCGCGACCAGACCGACCTGCTGATCGGGCTGCAGTACAGCTACGAGGCCTTCCCCGAATTCACCTCCTTCACCAAGGAAGAGGGCGAGGAGAAGACCTTTACGCAGGAAGTGCGTTTCGTGTCCGACTGGGACAGCCCGTTCAGCCTGATCGCGGGGGCTTTCTACCTCGACCAGGAGATCGACACGATCTCGAACGAGTTCACCCCCGGTTTCGACCGGTTCGCGGTGGCCGAGTTCGGCGGGGTGCAACTGCGTCCCGATGCGCTCGAATATTCGGCGCCTTTCCTTGCCGACCTCACCGAAAAGGCGGTCTTCGGCGAAGTGAGCTACCAGATCACCGACGCCTGGCAGGTCACCGCGGGCGGCCGCTTCTACGAATATGAGCTGGAAACGCAGGCGGCGGCGGACCTTCCGCTGTTCCGCACCGTCTTCCTCGGCGAGGATCCCGACAGCATCATCTACGACTTCTCCGAAGGCGGACAGGAGGACGATGGCTTCCTGTTCAAGTTCAACACCTCCTACGAAGTGTCGGATGATGTGCTGGTCTACGGCACGGTCAGCCAGGGTTTCCGCATCGGCAACTCCAACTCGACCGCGCCCTGCCCCGACCCGCTGCCGTCGAACCAGATCATCTGCGCGCTGCCGAACGAAGTCGAATATACGGCCGACAAGACCACCAACTACGAGCTTGGTTTCAAGACGCAGTGGTTCGACCGCGCGCTGACGCTCAACGGGGCGATCTACTATATCGACTGGCAGGATCCGCAGATCGCCTCGGCGACGTTGAACGGCCAGTCGCCGATCACCATCAACGGGGCCGGTGCGCGTTCGCAGGGCTTCGAGATCTCGGGCCTGTGGGAAATCACCGAGAACCTCTCGGTGAGCGGCAACTACAGCTATACCGATGCGCAGCTGACCGACCTCAGCCCGAACATCATTCCCGTGATCTTCCCGCCGGGCTATGACAATGCCTTCGTCGACGGCCTCGATGGCGACCGCCTGCCGGGCAGCCCCGAGCATCTCGGCGGCTTCGCGGTGGATTATGACCGCCCGATCAGCGCGGACTGGGACCTGTCGCTGTCCTACGGCATGTATGCGCAGAGCGACGTGCTCACCCGTACGGGAGCGCGCGGGGACTCGCTCACACTGCCGGGCTTCGACATCCACCAGGCCTCAGTCGGCTTCGAGAACCGCTCGGGCACCCGCGTGATCCTCTATGCCGACAACATCTGGAACGAGTTCGCCGAAACCGGCGTGCGCGTGACGCCGGCGTGGGACCAGACCGTGGTCGATATCAACGGCGATCCCGTCTACCAGCGCAGCTACGGCACCTTCGTCGCCCCGCCGCGCCGCATCGGGGTCCGGGTCAGCCAGGAATTCTAG